A window of Rhodoligotrophos appendicifer genomic DNA:
GATTGAAGCCTTGATCGCAGGCGGGATCGCGCCGGCATAGGCGGCGATCGTGTAGCTCCGCCGCGCCGCGACTTTCGGGAAGAGCGAATCAAGCATCGCCTTCATCTGCTTGTCGCGCGCAGGACCCGTGCTTCCCCCCATCACGACGCCGACGAGATGCTTGCCGTCGCGTTTGACCGACGCGATGAGATTGAAGCCGGAGGCATTGATGAAGCCGGTCTTGATGCCGTTCGTGCCGCGATATTTCCCGATCAGCTTGTTATGCGAGCGGAAAGTCTTGCCGGCCACCGTGGCGCTCGAGATCGAGAAATATTTATAATAGTCCGGGAAGTCCCGCTGGATGCGCAGGCCGAGCGTGGCGAGGTCTCTCGCGGTGGTCATCTGCGCCGAATTCGGCAGGCCTGACGCATTCTTGAACGTCGTGCGGCTCATCCCGAGGCTGCGCGCTGTATTTGTCATCCGGATTGCGAAAGTGGTTTCGCTGCCGCTGATGGTTTCGCCGACGGCCACGGCCACGTCATTGGCGGATTTGGTCACGAGGACGCGGATGGCCTCATCCGCGGTGATGGACCGTCCCGGGGCGATGCCGAGCTTCGATGGCGACATGGAGGCGGCATGCTTTGTCATGACGATCGGTGTCTTCAGTGTCATCCGACCGGCACGCAGCTCCTGGAACAGAATGTAGATCGTCATCACTTTCGTGATCGAGGCGGGATACCGCAGGTCGTCCGGATTGCGGGAGTAGATCACTTCGCCGGTGGCCGCATCAACGGCGATGGCCGCATATTTTTCCGCTGCTGTCGCAGGCTCTACCGACACCAGTCCGGCGAACGCTGCAAGCAGCGCGACGACGAAAATCGGAACTGACAGTCCCCTGCAGCGCAGAGACGCGCACGAAAAAACAAACTTCATTCTCACCAGACCCGCCCAAAAGCGCCTACAAAGTGAACAACACGGCCGTGTTAGTCAACTCGGACTGCGGAAAAAACGTTTCGTAAACTGCTACTGATTCGCCATACGCTTGTCTATCAAGGCCGCAGAACTGACGCCGGAATGCCATCTTTGGGTCCGCAACCTTCGGCCGCAGCCGCCGTGATCATCTCGATGTCGGATTACCAAATCGTGAATGGGGCCCTCGGCGTTCTTTTTGTGCACCGCACAAAAAATCTCTTGACCCTTTTTGTGCGCTGCATATATTAAACCCCAAGGCCGAGAGTAATGGAGCCACCGCACCTGGCTTCTTCGGCACCACTGAAAAGGGATGGAGTGTTATAATGAACATGATCAATGGCGTTGACGAGATCCAGGCGTTTGGCAAGGAAAACCTCGAGGCATCCATTGCCAGCGCGACGGCAATGACGAAGGGCATGCAGACGATTGCGGCCGAATGTGCCGATTTCTCTGTGAAGGCCTTCGAGCATGGGGCCCAGGCGATCGACAAGGTGATGTCGGCGAAGACCCCTGAGAAGATGTTTGAAGCTCAGCAGAACTTCGCTCGCGAGGCTTTCGAGTCTTACGTCGGCCAGGTGAACAAGCTCGGCGAAATGTACATGTCTGCCGCGCGCGATTGCTATAGCGCCTTCGAAGGCAAGGCGAGCCTCTTCGGCGGTAAGATCGGTCGCTGATCATCGCTTTCTAGCCTGACCCGCGGCGCGCGCCGCGGAGATCTGACAGCCCGGTACGGACGACGTGCCGGGCTTTTTATGTGTCGGTGAGCCCGATCCCGACTTTCCCTCCTCGCAATCCGCCGACGAACTCATATATAATTTCAGCGAACGGTGATCGCCCGGCATCGGAGACCCTTCCGGCGGCGGGGCGCCGTCCGATCGCTCTCATGCAAGTCTTGGTGGCTACGACCTTTATGGCGAATGGAAACAACGGCAATCGAGAAGACGGCCAAAGTGGCGTGGTCACGCGGACGCGAACGCGGACCAAGAAGCCCAGCATGTACAAGGTGCTGCTTCTGAACGATGATTACACGCCGATGGAGTTTGTTGTTCACGTACTTGAACGGTTTTTCAGTAAGGGGCGCGAAGACGCCACGCGGATCATGCTTCACGTTCATCAGAAGGGCGTCGGCATCTGCGGGGTCTACACCTATGAAGTGGCGGAGACGAAAGTGACACAGGTCATGGAGTTTGCACGTCAGCATCAGCACCCCTTACAGTGTACGATGGAAAAGGAGTGATCGGCCCCGTGCCTAGTTTTTCACGCAGCCTCGAACAGGCCCTTCATCGGGCCCTGGCGCTTGCCAACGAACGGCATCACGAATACGCGACCCTCGAGCATCTCTTGCTCGCGCTGGTCGACGACAAGGACTCGGCTGCGGTCATGCGGGCCTGCAATGTCGATCTTGATCTGCTTCGTCGCAATCTGGAGAGTTACATCGATACCGAGCTTGCCAACCTCGTGGTTGATCACGGTGTTGAGTCCAAGCCCACGGCGGGTTTCCAGCGCGTCATCCAGCGCGCCGTCATTCACGTTCAGTCCTCCGGTCGCGAAGAGGTGACCGGCGCGAACGTTTTGGTGGCGATTTTTGCGGAACGCGAGAGCCACGCGGCGTTCTTCCTGCAGGAGCAGGATATGACCCGCTACGACGCGGTCAATTATATTTCGCATGGGATCGGCAAGCGGCCGGGCCTGTCGGAGCCTCGGGCGGTCCGGGGTGCCGAGCAGGAGCAGGCGGACGAAGGTGAGGCCAACGTGAAGGGCGGCAATGACGCGCTTGAAGCCTACTGCGTCAATCTCAACCGCAAGGCGGAGGAGGGGCGTATCGATCCGCTGATCGGCCGGGACGAGGAGGTCCGCCGGACCATCCAGGTCCTCTGTCGGCGTCAGAAGAACAATCCGCTCTTCGTCGGTGATCCCGGCGTGGGCAAGACGGCCATCGCCGAGGGGCTCGCGCGCAAGATCGTCAACAATGACGTGCCCGAGGTCCTCAAGTCCTGCACGATCTTCCAGCTCGA
This region includes:
- a CDS encoding SPOR domain-containing protein — its product is MKFVFSCASLRCRGLSVPIFVVALLAAFAGLVSVEPATAAEKYAAIAVDAATGEVIYSRNPDDLRYPASITKVMTIYILFQELRAGRMTLKTPIVMTKHAASMSPSKLGIAPGRSITADEAIRVLVTKSANDVAVAVGETISGSETTFAIRMTNTARSLGMSRTTFKNASGLPNSAQMTTARDLATLGLRIQRDFPDYYKYFSISSATVAGKTFRSHNKLIGKYRGTNGIKTGFINASGFNLIASVKRDGKHLVGVVMGGSTGPARDKQMKAMLDSLFPKVAARRSYTIAAYAGAIPPAIKASIAAAPIIDSRDDERPVQVAATSTPAVTSDATAPLTIAALAESASASPTTTQSIAAPETQAPTRAADGSWHIQVGAFPSESSAEKQIDKVKATGVKAIAGKSGFTQASDGEKKVYRARFSGFSQESAKATCKALSRKSIDCLALSPQG
- a CDS encoding phasin family protein, whose protein sequence is MNMINGVDEIQAFGKENLEASIASATAMTKGMQTIAAECADFSVKAFEHGAQAIDKVMSAKTPEKMFEAQQNFAREAFESYVGQVNKLGEMYMSAARDCYSAFEGKASLFGGKIGR
- the clpS gene encoding ATP-dependent Clp protease adapter ClpS; the encoded protein is MANGNNGNREDGQSGVVTRTRTRTKKPSMYKVLLLNDDYTPMEFVVHVLERFFSKGREDATRIMLHVHQKGVGICGVYTYEVAETKVTQVMEFARQHQHPLQCTMEKE